A window of Myxococcus stipitatus genomic DNA:
GGCGCCGCCCGTCTTCGCCAGCACCTTCGTGATGGCCGCCGTCAGCGACGTCTTGCCGTGGTCCACGTGTCCGATCGTGCCGATGTTCACGTGGGGCTTGTTACGCTCGAACTTCTCCTTGGC
This region includes:
- a CDS encoding GTP-binding protein — its product is MAKEKFERNKPHVNIGTIGHVDHGKTSLTAAITKVLAKTGGA